Genomic segment of Pseudothermotoga hypogea DSM 11164 = NBRC 106472:
AGTTCACCATTTTTCCTATGGATCTTTCCTCAGGTCCGACGTCCTCTTCCCTGATGCCGAAGATGCGAGCTGCTGTGAACGTGTGAACGTCCTTGTCCTTAACGAACGCCTCGATGAGGTTCTCATCTTTGCTCATGTGCGCAAGTACTCTCAACTCGATCTGCGAATAATCCGCGCTCAGAATCTTCCATCCACTCTGCTGTGGCACGACGGCCTTTCTGATTTCCCTGCCTTCCTCCTGCTTGCTGGGAAGATTTTGCAAGTTTGGATCGCTGCTGCTCAATCTTCCCGTCGCCGTACCAGTTTGATGGAAGCTCGTGTGTATTCTTCCCGTCTTTGGATGTACGAGCCTGGGCAACACATCCAGATAAGTGGATTTCAGTTTCTGATATTTCCTGTAAGAAAGTATCAACGGTACAATGGGATGTTCCTCAATCAAATCTTCCAACACATCGGCCCTCGTGGAGAGTTCACCGCCTGGAGTTTTACCCTTCGGTTTGATCTTGAGCTTTTCGAACAACACGTAGGCCGTTTGCTTCGGAGAGTTCAGATTGAACACTTCCCCAGCCAGGTCGAATATCTGCCTCGAAAGCTCGTTCATCTTCGCGCTGTACTTGAGAGAGAGATCCTTCAGATAGGAGACATCCATGTACACACCCGTGAGTTCCATCTCGGCGAGCACCACTATCAGGGGCATTTCTATCTTCTCCAACACGTCCGTCAGACCCTGCTCGTGCAGTTTGACGTTCAGAAGCTCGTAAAGTCTTCGCGTCACGTCCGCATCCTCGGCAGAATACTTCGTTGCATCCTGAACGTCAACATCGGCGAAGGTCACGGCACTGAACAGAGGAGAAGAGCTCTTGACCAGTTCGTCGAAACTCATCATCTTGTAGTTGAGAAACTTCAGGGCGAGTTCGTCGAGTCCGAACCTCTTCTCGTCTGGATTCAGCAGATACGCCGCGATCATCGTATCGAAGGCTGGCGGGTTCGGCGTGATGCCGTGCGCCATGAAGATGGAATAATCGTACTTGAGGTTCTGTCCAACGATTTTAATCGTCTTATCCTCGAGTATCGGTTTCAAACCTTTCAGGACCTTCTCCAGCGGCAGGTTGGGACCTCTTCTGTGACCCACAGGCACGTAATGACTGCTCTTGTCGGGCAGGGCGACAGATATTCCCACCAAGTGTGCACTGAGTGGATCCAAAGAATCTGTCTCTGTGTCTATCACGACATACTGACTGCTTTGCATACGCTGCAAGAGCTGCTCGAACTCTTGCTCGGTCAGGATCGCCCTGTAAGGCGTCTGTTCGGGCTGCTGAGCGTAGAGTCCAAGCTCCTTCATCAAGCTTGAGAACTCGAGTTCTTTCAGAAATTCAATCAGTTTCTCCTGTTTGAAACCCTCATACCTCAAATCTTCCCAGTTCAGACCAAGTTCCAGATCACTCATGAGCGTTACGAGCTTCTTGCTCTTGAAGGCGTCTTCTCTGTGTTGAAGGAGCAACTTGCCCAGCCTGCTGTTTTTATCGATCTTCTCGTATATTTCCTCGAGACTGCCATACTTCGATATGAGCTCGACTGCCGTCTTCGGGCCGATCCCCTGCACACCGGGCACGTTGTCCACGGTATCTCCAGCCAACGCGAGCAAGTCCACGATGTGATTGGGTGGCACTTGGAACTTCTCCAGGACCTTCTGCTCGTCGTAGAGCTCCAACTCCGAAATGCCCTTGATGGGTCTCCAGACCTTTATCTTATCGCTCACAAGCTGAAGAACATCCTTATCGCCGCTGACGATGTGAACCTCTTCGAAACGACTCTCGCCCTTCTTCGCGAGTGTTGCGATCACATCGTCTGCCTCACAACCTTCGTACTCGAGCACCTTCACACCCAGCGCTTCGACTCCTCTCTTTATGTAGGGCAACTGTTGCAACATAGCATCCGGCGCCGGGGCTCTTTGCGCTTTGTATTCGGCGAGCAACTCATGACGGTAGGTCCTCGTCTTCTTGTCCATGGCGAACCCCGCGTAGTCGCCCTCTCTGATGCGTTCCTTGAGGAACTTGATCATCATGCGCATCAAGCCATATGTGGCATTCGTTGGAATACCATCGCTCGTGCTGAGGGACTGATCTATCGCATAATAAGCCCTGTACGCCAAGCCAGTACCATCAAAGAGAAACAGTCTTGCCATTCTTCTCGAGCTCCCTCAGCTCTTGTAGAATTTCCACTGCCTTCCTCAAATGCGGTATCACGATCGAACCGCCCACGATCAGCGCAACGTTGAAGATCTCGAAAAATTCCTCGTCGCTCGTTCCGAGCTGGAAGAGTCTGATCATGTGGTACGCTATACAATCGTTGCACCTGAGGACCATCGAGGCCACCAAGCCGAGCATCTCTTTTGTCTTCGTGTCCAGAGCGCCCTTTTCGTACACCTGAGCGTCCAGGTTCATGAAACGTTTCGTGTGAAGGTTGCCTTTCTCCTCAATCAACCTGTTCAACTTTGCCCTGTAATCGATGAATTCTTCCACCATTCACGCACCACCAACCTTCATGGGAAGATCGTGAGAAAAGACAATCCAGTCACACTCTTCAGACATCTTTTTAAGAAACTCCGCCGTGGCATCTTTCTTGTAACCCTTCATGTACTCGAAATACTCAATCCTGCTGTAACATATATCCCCCGGCATGAGGACTTTACCCATGTTCTCAGTCGTTATCAACAGCGAGATATGCTCGGAGGAATGGTAAGGAGTGTGGAAGACTTTCACACAGTCGAAGAGCACGTCGCCGTCTTTCAGCGTGTGAACCTGTTTCCAACCTGAGAGCACCATCGTGTAGAACGGTCCGGCAATTGGACCGAACGAGGCGTAATTTCTCTCTCTGTACTTTTCGTGGACGTGGACCGTGGCGTTTTTGAAAAAGATCGAACAGAAGATGTGATCCATGTGTACGTGTGA
This window contains:
- the polA gene encoding DNA polymerase I, translating into MARLFLFDGTGLAYRAYYAIDQSLSTSDGIPTNATYGLMRMMIKFLKERIREGDYAGFAMDKKTRTYRHELLAEYKAQRAPAPDAMLQQLPYIKRGVEALGVKVLEYEGCEADDVIATLAKKGESRFEEVHIVSGDKDVLQLVSDKIKVWRPIKGISELELYDEQKVLEKFQVPPNHIVDLLALAGDTVDNVPGVQGIGPKTAVELISKYGSLEEIYEKIDKNSRLGKLLLQHREDAFKSKKLVTLMSDLELGLNWEDLRYEGFKQEKLIEFLKELEFSSLMKELGLYAQQPEQTPYRAILTEQEFEQLLQRMQSSQYVVIDTETDSLDPLSAHLVGISVALPDKSSHYVPVGHRRGPNLPLEKVLKGLKPILEDKTIKIVGQNLKYDYSIFMAHGITPNPPAFDTMIAAYLLNPDEKRFGLDELALKFLNYKMMSFDELVKSSSPLFSAVTFADVDVQDATKYSAEDADVTRRLYELLNVKLHEQGLTDVLEKIEMPLIVVLAEMELTGVYMDVSYLKDLSLKYSAKMNELSRQIFDLAGEVFNLNSPKQTAYVLFEKLKIKPKGKTPGGELSTRADVLEDLIEEHPIVPLILSYRKYQKLKSTYLDVLPRLVHPKTGRIHTSFHQTGTATGRLSSSDPNLQNLPSKQEEGREIRKAVVPQQSGWKILSADYSQIELRVLAHMSKDENLIEAFVKDKDVHTFTAARIFGIREEDVGPEERSIGKMVNFSIIYGVSPYGLSQRTGLSYRQAEAFIKEYFELYPHVREYLTKTVAFAKTHGHVRTLFGRKREVPQLRSSDSSVRQEGERIAVNTPIQGTAADIMKLAMIAVHRFLKEKGLRTKMILQVHDELVFEVPNEEAELVTKKVKEIMETVVKLSVPLKVDVKLSEHWE
- a CDS encoding MBL fold metallo-hydrolase, which encodes MRFEVLVPGGSMRIPPYVMSPYCTVALLSDEERTVLIEPGSFPSWEALERTLKEKNIKPEDVTDLIVSHVHMDHIFCSIFFKNATVHVHEKYRERNYASFGPIAGPFYTMVLSGWKQVHTLKDGDVLFDCVKVFHTPYHSSEHISLLITTENMGKVLMPGDICYSRIEYFEYMKGYKKDATAEFLKKMSEECDWIVFSHDLPMKVGGA
- a CDS encoding carboxymuconolactone decarboxylase family protein, yielding MVEEFIDYRAKLNRLIEEKGNLHTKRFMNLDAQVYEKGALDTKTKEMLGLVASMVLRCNDCIAYHMIRLFQLGTSDEEFFEIFNVALIVGGSIVIPHLRKAVEILQELRELEKNGKTVSL